A window from Thiohalomonas denitrificans encodes these proteins:
- a CDS encoding IS110 family RNA-guided transposase codes for MAMPVRPYLVGVDVSKAELAICEHPEAPVILLENDPGSIAGWLKQLQAPACLAVEATNTYHMELVDQAHRLGHTVYVVDGFRLNRYRQSIGGRAKTDSSDARLLWRYLDRERADLRPWTPPSKGYRTLQQLLRRRAVLVRAKSALEQSLREVPELKREAQGLTKQFKMLDSAILRRIRECIRHHQWQADMERCQGIEGVGPLSAAALTMAFQRGHFRSNDAFVAFLGLDVRVRDSGKTRGQRKLTKQGDPELRRLLYLAAMTASRSATWRGFYQRHLDRGLSPTQAFIILARKIARIAFSLLKNQTTYQPKPHIEACAVT; via the coding sequence TCCTGAAGCTCCGGTAATCCTTCTGGAGAATGACCCGGGGTCGATAGCCGGGTGGCTAAAACAGTTGCAGGCTCCGGCCTGCCTGGCCGTCGAGGCCACCAATACCTACCACATGGAACTTGTGGACCAAGCGCACCGCCTTGGCCATACGGTGTACGTGGTCGATGGCTTTCGCCTGAACCGCTATCGCCAGAGCATCGGCGGCCGCGCGAAGACCGACAGTTCCGATGCCCGCCTGCTATGGCGGTACCTGGACCGGGAACGGGCTGACCTAAGGCCCTGGACACCGCCCTCGAAGGGCTATCGCACCCTCCAGCAGCTACTCAGACGCCGCGCCGTGCTCGTCCGGGCCAAATCAGCTCTGGAGCAGAGCCTGCGGGAGGTACCTGAGCTCAAGCGAGAAGCCCAAGGGCTCACCAAACAGTTCAAGATGCTCGACAGCGCCATCCTGCGCCGGATTCGAGAATGTATTCGCCACCACCAATGGCAGGCGGATATGGAGCGCTGCCAAGGCATTGAGGGGGTGGGACCACTGAGCGCCGCCGCGCTAACCATGGCCTTCCAGCGAGGTCACTTCCGCAGCAACGACGCCTTCGTCGCGTTCCTGGGGCTTGATGTGCGGGTCCGGGACTCCGGCAAGACCCGGGGGCAACGGAAACTGACCAAGCAAGGCGACCCGGAGCTGCGCCGACTTCTCTACCTAGCCGCTATGACCGCGAGCCGAAGCGCCACTTGGCGCGGCTTCTATCAGCGCCACTTGGACCGCGGTCTATCCCCAACGCAGGCGTTCATCATCCTCGCAAGGAAAATCGCAAGAATCGCCTTCTCGCTCCTTAAGAACCAAACCACCTATCAGCCCAAACCTCACATCGAGGCTTGCGCCGTGACATAG